In Nicotiana tabacum cultivar K326 chromosome 11, ASM71507v2, whole genome shotgun sequence, a single window of DNA contains:
- the LOC142165915 gene encoding uncharacterized protein LOC142165915, whose translation MDSEDQVVDQPTLTTSKGIKFITLSDEEKVRIYEPWKNSIIVKLVGKRMLHYYLKRKIQELWKPTEDFQLIDLGVHYYIIKFKKKENMDKVMYQGPWFINEHFLSITRWKPNFVATQEKVANSAVWIRLPQLPTKFYDGNFLEKIGNAIGRLLKIDICTSTTLRGRYARLCVELPLEVPVQPFIYVVHHKQAIHYEGENFLCKNCGRLGHIAQKCSFIIQKNRDGKNEDTKQGIINNYK comes from the coding sequence ATGGACTCGGAAGATCAAGTAGTTGATCAACCAACCTTAACGACCTCAAAGGGCATCAAATTCATAACACTCTCTGATGAGGAGAAGGTAAGAATCTATGAGCCATGGAAAAATTCTATCATAGTAAAGCTAGTGGGAAAGCGTATGTTACACTACTATCTAAAGAGAAAAATTCAAGAACTATGGAAACCAACTGAAGATTTCCAGTTGATTGACCTTGGAGTACACTACTACATAATCAAattcaagaaaaaggaaaatatggaCAAGGTAATGTATCAAGGCCCTTGGTTCATTAATGAACATTTTCTCTCTATTACTAGATGGAAACCAAACTTTGTTGCCACTCAAGAGAAAGTCGCAAACTCAGCAGTATGGATTAGACTTCCTCAATTacctacaaaattttacgatGGCAATTTTCTGGAAAAAATTGGTAATGCAATTGGCCGGCTCCTAAaaattgatatttgcacatcaaCAACTCTGAGAGGTCGTTATGCAAGATTATGTGTGGAATTACCATTGGAAGTTCCAGTTCAACCATTCATCTATGTTGTCCACCACAAACAAGCAATACACTACGAAGGTgaaaattttctttgtaaaaACTGTGGACGATTGGGGCACATAGCTCAAAAATGTTCCTTTATTATTCAGAAAAATAGAGATGGAAAAAATGAAGATACAAAGCAAGGAATTATCAACAATTACAAATAA